One window of the Capnocytophaga haemolytica genome contains the following:
- a CDS encoding zinc-binding metallopeptidase, with the protein MKRYILIAIAMLSLTACKRDNGDELSDKSIFDGGHQYSQTTLDRFIYNNFQRPYNIAVTYKWIDADFEQNKFLYPPTREKVQPMLEIVKKVWIDPYVEVAGADFIKTVAPRQISLIGGYNRNTDGTITLGFADSGMKITLFNVDQLDITQQQATRQYFHTIQHEYCHIINQHKPYSDEYRKITPSDYTAQWFNVKDVDALNKGFITPYAMANDIEDFAEMTSAILSMSKAQFDAKINAVTNANGKAALRSKEKMVAEYFKSEWNIDIYQLQDLVERRMLEVLNP; encoded by the coding sequence ATGAAAAGATATATACTAATAGCAATAGCGATGCTGAGCCTCACTGCCTGCAAGCGCGATAACGGAGACGAACTCTCAGATAAGAGTATTTTTGACGGAGGACACCAGTACTCTCAAACCACCTTGGATAGGTTTATCTACAACAACTTTCAGCGACCTTATAACATCGCTGTTACCTATAAGTGGATAGATGCCGACTTTGAACAGAATAAGTTTCTCTACCCGCCCACACGTGAGAAAGTGCAACCAATGCTCGAAATCGTTAAGAAAGTATGGATAGACCCTTACGTAGAAGTGGCCGGTGCCGACTTTATCAAAACCGTAGCCCCTCGACAAATCTCACTCATCGGCGGCTATAATAGAAATACTGATGGCACCATCACCCTCGGCTTTGCCGATAGCGGTATGAAGATCACCCTCTTCAATGTCGATCAGCTCGATATTACCCAGCAACAGGCTACCCGCCAATATTTCCATACCATTCAGCACGAATATTGCCACATCATCAATCAGCACAAACCCTATTCTGATGAGTATCGCAAAATTACCCCCAGCGACTACACCGCTCAGTGGTTTAATGTGAAAGACGTTGATGCCCTCAACAAGGGCTTCATAACCCCCTACGCTATGGCTAATGATATTGAAGATTTTGCCGAAATGACCTCAGCGATCCTCAGTATGTCAAAAGCTCAGTTTGATGCAAAAATCAATGCCGTAACCAATGCCAATGGTAAGGCGGCTCTTCGCTCAAAAGAAAAAATGGTTGCTGAGTACTTTAAGAGCGAGTGGAACATCGACATCTACCAGCTGCAAGACCTTGTAGAAAGACGTATGTTAGAAGTGTTAAACCCTTAA
- a CDS encoding SusC/RagA family TonB-linked outer membrane protein encodes MRVNNNVWWVLLFFLAVPLVGFAQTREVSGTVTDDKGVPLMGVNVIIKGSNIGAVTDFDGHYKVKVPDDKAVLEFSTLGMATQSKIVGTAKIINIKMKEDVVQIGEVIITGYQTVDKSKFTGATQTLKADQVKMDGVVDVGRMLEGRAAGVNVQNISGSFGTAPKITIRGGSSIFGDTKPLWVVDGAVQEEVVNLTFEQLASGDASTLVSSAISGLNANDIESIEILKDASALSLYGARALNGVVIITTKSGKKNTRTQVSYQLEQSVRSVPNYGQYDILNSQETMAIYRELEEKGLFSLASHTQARYGGVYNMMYRAIDTYDPATGRFLVENTTEGRNAFLKKYEYANTDWFKVLFRPSLTQNHTVSLSGGGENSTQYASVGFFTDPGWSIADRVRRVTGNLKTTYTLSPKITVGVLAQGSIREQKAPGTYTRKANQVTGEYTRDFDINPFSYALNTSRTLRPYDDNGALEYYRYNYAPMNILNELSNNYMDINVLELKLQGDIDFKINKNLHYKFLGSVRHVKSTNKHSMTEDSNVAGAHRANETTIIAKNNPFLFTDPDNPDAIPQVVLPNGGILRTSEDNLQSYYFRNALEYKSLFKNVHDVKLFLGQEYRHTDRDNNFSTGYGYQFKKGGSVFTDYRILQKYIQDNIDYFDSSFNKERGIAFFLQGNYTFDERYVLSLTANYEGSNKLGRSRSARWLPTWNVSGRWNISKEKFLANNPTVSNLALRAGYGLIAGLGSASNALAIYKNKVTERYVPGNRENKIVIDQLQNSELTWEKVYESNIGVDLGLFKNAINLTVDLYQKNSKDLIDYVRTSGVGGEQTKLANNAEMTTKGIELALRTRNFKNDNFSWTSEINFSYFDQKITKLRYESNVWGLVRELGGNVLGEQRNTLYSFDFQKLDDRGLPVLKLKEGQDPFRDINFQDRQDILSYLKKEGPVEPNITGGLSNTFKYKNWELSALITASAGNKIRLAPIYSSEYNDLDVFPREFINRWTASDQQTHIPAIASKRIINTVGSDNMRKIYNAYNYSSERVVDGAFIRMKSISLSYSFNKDLLEALKLSNFTLRLQTTNPFLIYADKNLNGQDPEFFRAGGVAYPVSTQYTFTINIGI; translated from the coding sequence ATGAGAGTAAACAACAATGTATGGTGGGTACTGCTGTTCTTTCTGGCAGTACCGCTTGTCGGCTTCGCGCAGACAAGAGAAGTGAGCGGTACGGTTACCGACGATAAGGGCGTACCGCTGATGGGCGTAAATGTCATCATAAAAGGTAGTAACATTGGGGCTGTTACCGATTTTGATGGGCATTACAAAGTAAAAGTGCCTGATGATAAGGCGGTTTTGGAGTTCTCAACCCTCGGGATGGCTACCCAGAGCAAAATAGTCGGCACTGCAAAGATCATCAACATTAAGATGAAAGAAGACGTAGTGCAGATCGGTGAAGTGATCATCACCGGCTACCAAACAGTAGACAAAAGCAAGTTCACAGGGGCAACACAAACCCTCAAAGCCGACCAAGTAAAGATGGACGGCGTGGTAGACGTGGGGCGTATGCTCGAAGGGCGTGCTGCAGGGGTGAACGTCCAAAACATCTCAGGCTCGTTTGGTACCGCTCCTAAGATCACCATCCGCGGTGGTTCATCTATCTTTGGCGACACCAAGCCGCTGTGGGTGGTGGATGGTGCCGTGCAAGAAGAGGTCGTAAACCTCACTTTTGAGCAGCTTGCCTCAGGTGATGCCTCTACGCTGGTGAGTTCAGCTATCTCAGGGCTCAATGCCAACGACATCGAGTCTATCGAAATCCTTAAAGACGCCTCGGCACTTTCGCTCTATGGGGCACGTGCACTCAACGGGGTGGTGATCATCACCACTAAGAGCGGTAAGAAGAACACCCGCACCCAAGTCTCTTACCAACTCGAGCAGTCCGTGCGCTCAGTGCCTAACTATGGGCAGTACGACATCCTCAACTCACAAGAGACGATGGCCATCTACCGTGAGTTAGAAGAAAAAGGGCTTTTTAGCCTTGCTTCGCATACCCAAGCACGCTACGGTGGGGTTTACAATATGATGTACCGTGCCATCGACACTTACGACCCTGCCACAGGGCGTTTCTTGGTGGAAAACACCACCGAAGGGCGTAATGCTTTCCTCAAAAAGTATGAATATGCCAACACCGACTGGTTTAAAGTGCTCTTCCGCCCTTCGCTCACACAGAACCACACTGTGAGTCTCTCGGGAGGTGGTGAAAACTCTACGCAATACGCCTCAGTAGGCTTCTTTACTGACCCAGGTTGGAGCATCGCCGACCGCGTACGTCGTGTTACGGGTAACCTGAAGACCACTTACACCCTTTCGCCTAAGATTACCGTAGGGGTATTGGCACAAGGGTCGATACGTGAGCAAAAAGCACCAGGTACCTATACCCGTAAGGCAAACCAAGTAACCGGTGAGTACACGCGCGACTTCGATATCAATCCGTTTAGCTACGCACTCAATACAAGTCGCACGCTGCGCCCTTATGACGATAATGGAGCTTTGGAGTACTACCGCTATAACTACGCACCGATGAATATCCTCAACGAACTTAGCAACAACTATATGGATATCAACGTGCTTGAGCTGAAGTTGCAAGGTGATATCGACTTTAAGATCAATAAGAACCTACATTACAAGTTTCTCGGTTCTGTGCGCCACGTAAAGAGCACCAATAAACACTCAATGACGGAGGATAGCAATGTGGCTGGGGCACACCGCGCCAATGAGACGACCATCATTGCTAAGAACAATCCGTTCTTATTTACAGACCCTGACAACCCTGATGCTATCCCACAAGTGGTGTTGCCTAATGGAGGTATCTTAAGAACTTCTGAAGACAATCTACAGAGCTACTACTTCCGCAATGCGTTGGAATACAAGTCTTTGTTTAAGAATGTACACGATGTAAAGCTCTTCCTCGGGCAAGAATATCGCCATACCGACCGCGACAACAATTTCAGCACTGGCTATGGTTACCAGTTCAAGAAAGGTGGCTCCGTATTCACCGACTATCGCATCTTGCAAAAATACATACAAGATAACATCGATTACTTTGATAGCTCGTTCAACAAAGAGCGTGGCATCGCCTTCTTCTTGCAAGGCAACTACACCTTTGACGAACGCTACGTGCTCTCGCTGACAGCCAACTACGAGGGCTCTAACAAGCTCGGCCGCAGTCGCTCTGCCCGTTGGTTGCCTACGTGGAACGTCAGTGGACGTTGGAATATCAGCAAAGAGAAGTTCCTCGCTAACAACCCCACCGTCTCTAACCTCGCCCTGCGCGCTGGCTACGGACTCATCGCTGGCTTAGGAAGTGCAAGCAATGCGCTGGCAATCTACAAAAACAAAGTTACTGAGCGCTACGTGCCAGGCAATCGCGAAAATAAAATCGTGATCGATCAGCTGCAAAACAGCGAACTCACTTGGGAAAAGGTATACGAAAGCAACATTGGGGTAGACCTCGGGCTGTTTAAGAACGCCATAAACCTCACAGTCGATCTCTACCAAAAGAATTCTAAGGACCTCATTGACTACGTGCGCACCTCTGGCGTGGGTGGCGAGCAGACTAAGCTGGCCAACAATGCAGAGATGACCACTAAGGGGATTGAGCTTGCGCTGCGCACACGCAACTTTAAGAATGACAACTTCTCGTGGACATCTGAGATCAATTTCTCTTATTTCGACCAGAAGATCACCAAGCTGCGCTATGAATCGAATGTGTGGGGGCTGGTGCGTGAATTGGGCGGCAACGTGCTCGGCGAGCAGCGCAATACGCTCTACTCTTTTGACTTCCAAAAATTAGACGATCGCGGATTGCCTGTGCTGAAACTCAAAGAAGGTCAAGATCCTTTTAGAGACATCAACTTCCAAGATAGACAAGATATTTTGAGCTACCTCAAGAAGGAAGGCCCCGTAGAGCCTAACATCACCGGAGGACTCTCTAATACATTTAAGTATAAGAATTGGGAGCTGAGTGCACTCATCACTGCCTCTGCAGGCAATAAGATTAGGCTCGCCCCTATCTATAGCTCTGAGTATAACGATTTGGACGTTTTCCCTCGTGAGTTTATCAACCGTTGGACGGCTTCAGACCAGCAGACTCATATTCCTGCTATTGCTTCAAAGAGAATCATCAATACAGTGGGAAGTGATAATATGAGAAAGATCTACAACGCTTACAATTACTCAAGCGAGCGGGTGGTTGATGGTGCTTTTATCCGTATGAAGAGTATCTCGCTCTCTTACTCATTTAACAAAGACTTGCTCGAGGCTCTTAAGCTAAGCAACTTCACGCTGCGTTTGCAAACAACCAATCCGTTCCTTATCTATGCGGATAAGAACCTCAATGGGCAAGACCCTGAGTTTTTTAGAGCAGGTGGGGTTGCCTACCCTGTTTCTACACAGTATACCTTTACAATCAATATAGGAATTTAA
- a CDS encoding RagB/SusD family nutrient uptake outer membrane protein, with the protein MKKYICNKTVAALALALGLSGCNSFLDEVPDKRTEINTPEKIQELLTSAYPDGLYMLVAESMSDNADDKTTVTENNTVNTDAYHWKDNTEVRQDTPTHYWNAAYTAIAAANQALESVQEIGKGKNLNYLKGEALVARAYAHFMLVTFWAKPYNPATAATDVALPYVKTPEKVVFANYKRISIKEYYDLIEQDLLEGIALIDNSKYKQPKFHFTKEAANGFATRFYLAKGEWEKVINHANAVLGNDPAKNLRNVVAYAQLSYSQNKNLYVSSSEPANLLISGNISDYSIRFGSVKYGLTINVARNIIGQRSHPTLNNWAYDIYGNTENLNIPRFLQYFKYDNISAGTGYRYTMASLLSYDEVLLNRVEANLMLGNTAEVIADLNLYLPYKTQGGTINPALTEAIMNRRYAGVGTAFDPNYSLTTQQREWLQCIADVRRAEFLHLGLRWFDIKRWGMTVTHTDSKGTYELKKDDPRREWQIPEDAVKAGLPANPR; encoded by the coding sequence ATGAAAAAGTATATATGTAATAAAACTGTTGCAGCTCTTGCCTTAGCACTGGGGCTATCAGGCTGTAACTCCTTCTTAGATGAAGTGCCTGATAAGCGCACAGAGATAAATACACCTGAGAAGATACAAGAGCTCTTAACCTCAGCCTACCCAGACGGGCTATATATGCTCGTAGCAGAATCGATGAGTGACAACGCCGATGATAAGACCACTGTAACGGAGAATAATACCGTCAATACAGATGCTTATCACTGGAAGGACAACACTGAAGTACGCCAAGATACGCCTACCCACTATTGGAATGCGGCTTATACGGCTATTGCAGCTGCTAATCAGGCTTTAGAGTCGGTTCAGGAAATCGGCAAAGGTAAAAACCTCAACTACCTAAAAGGGGAAGCCCTTGTGGCGCGTGCCTATGCCCACTTTATGTTGGTTACCTTCTGGGCAAAACCTTATAATCCAGCTACGGCTGCCACTGATGTTGCGCTGCCTTATGTGAAGACGCCTGAGAAGGTGGTTTTTGCTAACTATAAGCGCATTTCTATCAAAGAGTATTACGACCTCATTGAGCAAGACCTTCTTGAGGGTATCGCCTTGATAGACAACTCAAAGTATAAACAGCCTAAATTTCACTTTACCAAAGAGGCTGCCAATGGCTTTGCTACGCGCTTCTATTTAGCTAAAGGTGAATGGGAAAAAGTGATCAACCACGCAAATGCTGTTTTAGGGAATGACCCTGCTAAGAATTTGCGCAATGTAGTAGCCTATGCACAACTGAGTTATTCTCAAAACAAAAATCTTTATGTGAGTTCGAGTGAGCCTGCTAACTTACTCATCTCAGGGAACATCTCTGACTATTCCATTCGATTCGGAAGTGTGAAATATGGGTTGACGATAAACGTAGCGAGAAACATTATTGGTCAGCGAAGCCATCCCACCCTAAACAATTGGGCTTACGACATCTATGGCAACACTGAGAACCTCAATATTCCTCGCTTTCTGCAGTACTTTAAGTATGATAACATATCAGCAGGCACAGGATATCGATACACAATGGCAAGCTTGCTCTCTTATGATGAGGTGCTGCTCAACCGTGTAGAGGCTAACCTGATGCTCGGCAACACAGCTGAGGTGATTGCTGACCTTAACCTTTATCTACCCTATAAAACTCAGGGAGGCACCATAAACCCCGCACTCACTGAGGCTATAATGAACAGACGCTATGCAGGTGTTGGAACGGCTTTCGACCCCAACTATAGCCTCACTACACAGCAACGCGAATGGCTACAGTGTATCGCTGATGTACGTCGCGCCGAGTTCCTGCACTTAGGCCTACGCTGGTTTGATATCAAGCGTTGGGGAATGACCGTTACCCACACCGATAGCAAAGGTACTTATGAACTTAAAAAAGACGACCCTCGCCGCGAGTGGCAAATACCTGAGGATGCCGTGAAAGCTGGCCTCCCTGCTAACCCAAGATAA